The nucleotide sequence GCTTATCATTATTACACTCACAACCTAATGTTTTTTTATTTTGTTTAATTTATTTATATAAATACTTAAACAAAATTATCTCTATACTAAGACCGCCTGCTAAACCCACGACTCCAAGTAAAGCTGGTACAGGATTAACTTATTACCTTTACGCGTTCGAGGAAACCTTATCAGCCACTTTATGCTCCAACTGATTACAAACGCCAGTCAATATCTCAGTAACCCCGCTATTGTGGCCGAGAACAGGGTATATTCCTACCATGATCTCTTGGAAGCTTCCGCACAGATGGCATCCCTACTCCTTGGGGACGCTTCTGACTTGCAGGAAACCCGGATCGCTTACATGGTCACGCCCGGTTTCGACTACGTCCGGACGCAGTGGGGAATCTGGCGCGCGGGAGGAATTGCCGTTCCGTTGTGTACTACCTACCCCCTACCCGCTTTACAATATGTCATCGAGGATACGGGGGCCGAGATTGTCATCGCCAGCCAGGAGTACCTTTCCATTTTGGCCCCTCTAGCCCACGAAAAAGGATTTCGATTTATTATTCTGGGAGGGGTAGAAGACGAAAGTGTGCAGCTGAACCCTCTGCCTGAGCTTACCCCCGACCGCCGGGCCATGATTCTGTATACCAGCGGTACTACTAACCTGCCCAAGGGCGTGGTTACTTCCCACGCCAACCTGAACGCGCAGATTTCGACCCTGGTGGAAGCCTGGCGCTGGTCCTTCTCCGACCATGTTCTATGTATCCTACCCCTGCATCATGTACATGGTATCATCAATGTGGTATCCTGTGCATTATGGTCCGGGGCAACCGTAGAATTTCTCACCTCCTTTTCGGCGGAGGGAGTTTTCGATGCTTTTCTGAAAGGGGAGATCAATGTATTCATGGCCGTGCCAACGATCTACTTCAAGCTAATTGCCTACTGGGAGA is from Salmonirosea aquatica and encodes:
- a CDS encoding acyl-CoA synthetase, with the translated sequence MLQLITNASQYLSNPAIVAENRVYSYHDLLEASAQMASLLLGDASDLQETRIAYMVTPGFDYVRTQWGIWRAGGIAVPLCTTYPLPALQYVIEDTGAEIVIASQEYLSILAPLAHEKGFRFIILGGVEDESVQLNPLPELTPDRRAMILYTSGTTNLPKGVVTSHANLNAQISTLVEAWRWSFSDHVLCILPLHHVHGIINVVSCALWSGATVEFLTSFSAEGVFDAFLKGEINVFMAVPTIYFKLIAYWESLPPDDQKRLSECMAKFRLMVSGSAALPVSVMKKWKDISGHTLLERYGMTEIGMGISNPYQGERRAGHIGQPLPGVKIRLVDEQDQVLASRQPGEIQVKGPGVFREYWNKPEATQKAFTEDRWFKTGDIALVEDGYYRILGRDSIDIIKSGGYKISALEIEEVLRTHPAIADCSVVGIPNEEWGELVAAVLVLQDSTLDVATLTTWLRERIPAYKTPRQYRIVIDLPRNAMGKVTKNDLKNIF